From a single Petroclostridium xylanilyticum genomic region:
- a CDS encoding rhamnulokinase, which translates to MKKPLKMLAFDFGASSGRAILGTFDGEKLTTEEMHRFSNDPVNIRGSLYWDTLRLFYEIKQGILKCVNSGHKDIASMAVDTWGVDFGLLDEKGNLLGNPYHYRDTRTDGMMEEVFKIIPRDELYSKTGIQFMKLNTIFQLFSMKYYNSPLLREAKTLLLTPDLFNYFLTGVKSTEYSIASTTQLLDPEKREWSAEILERLGLPKHLFTSIVPSGTVISSLSKDIVHELGTGEISVIATASHDTASAVASVPAIDEDYVYISCGTWSLMGVEIDQPVINNKSSLLSFTNEGGVNNKIRFLKNIMGLWLVQECKRQWDREGDKTSFAELEAMAREAKPFVSFVDPDHESFITPGDMPNKIREFCKNTNQPVPESKGEVVRCIAQSLALKYRKTVESLQDILGKELSVIHMVGGGIKDTMLCQFTANATGKEVMAGPVEATSIGNLMVQAMALGEVKTLREVRQIVKKSFPTTIYEPQDVNAWNEAYEKFKKIVG; encoded by the coding sequence ATGAAAAAACCATTAAAAATGCTGGCATTTGATTTTGGGGCAAGCAGTGGTAGGGCAATTCTGGGTACTTTTGACGGAGAAAAGTTAACTACTGAAGAAATGCATAGATTTTCCAATGATCCGGTAAATATTAGAGGCAGCCTTTACTGGGATACATTGAGGCTGTTTTATGAAATCAAGCAGGGAATATTAAAATGCGTGAACAGCGGACATAAAGACATCGCTTCTATGGCCGTTGACACCTGGGGTGTAGATTTTGGTTTACTGGATGAAAAGGGAAATCTTTTAGGAAATCCCTATCACTACAGGGATACCCGGACCGATGGAATGATGGAGGAAGTTTTTAAGATTATTCCCAGGGATGAATTATATTCCAAGACTGGAATACAATTCATGAAATTGAACACTATCTTTCAATTGTTTTCTATGAAATATTACAATTCACCTTTATTGAGAGAAGCAAAGACCTTATTGTTAACGCCCGACTTGTTTAACTATTTCTTAACTGGGGTAAAATCAACGGAATACAGTATTGCAAGTACAACTCAGCTGTTAGATCCGGAAAAAAGGGAATGGTCAGCAGAAATACTGGAACGGCTGGGATTGCCAAAACACTTATTTACCAGTATTGTGCCTTCAGGAACTGTCATAAGTTCATTGTCCAAAGACATTGTACATGAATTAGGTACCGGAGAAATATCAGTTATAGCCACTGCATCCCATGATACTGCATCAGCAGTAGCTTCGGTTCCTGCCATAGATGAAGACTATGTTTATATAAGCTGCGGGACATGGTCATTGATGGGTGTTGAAATTGACCAACCGGTTATTAATAATAAAAGCAGTTTACTATCCTTTACTAATGAAGGCGGTGTAAATAATAAGATAAGATTCCTCAAAAATATTATGGGACTGTGGCTTGTACAGGAATGTAAGAGACAGTGGGACAGGGAGGGAGATAAGACAAGTTTTGCAGAATTGGAAGCAATGGCGAGAGAGGCAAAACCCTTTGTATCTTTTGTAGATCCTGATCATGAATCTTTTATTACCCCAGGAGATATGCCGAATAAAATCAGGGAATTCTGTAAAAATACAAATCAACCGGTTCCGGAAAGTAAAGGCGAGGTAGTACGTTGTATTGCACAAAGCCTTGCCTTAAAGTATAGAAAAACGGTAGAAAGCCTGCAGGATATTCTAGGCAAAGAATTGTCCGTCATTCATATGGTGGGCGGCGGTATAAAAGATACCATGCTGTGCCAGTTTACGGCAAATGCCACAGGGAAAGAAGTAATGGCAGGGCCGGTAGAAGCAACTTCCATAGGAAATCTTATGGTACAGGCAATGGCGCTGGGTGAAGTAAAGACTTTAAGGGAAGTAAGGCAGATTGTAAAGAAATCCTTCCCTACAACGATATATGAACCTCAGGATGTAAATGCATGGAATGAGGCCTATGAAAAGTTTAAGAAAATTGTAGGCTGA
- a CDS encoding L-fucose isomerase → MANIKDLKVNEPQNRLRGSLPKIGIRPTIDGRRRGVRESLEEQTMNMAKAAAKFLEENLRHSNGMPVECVIADTCIGGVAEAAQCAEKFAREGVGVSITVTPCWCYGTETIDMDPMIPKAIWGFNGTERPGAVYLAAALAGHNQKGLPAFSIYGKDVQDAGDTTIPEDVKAKLLQFAKAGLAVATMRGKSYLSMGSVSMGIAGSIVNEEFFQNYLGMRNEYVDMSEFVRRMDEEIYDKEEFEKALKWVKENCKEGPDDNAPELQTSREKKDKDWETVIKMTMIARDLMVGNPKLAELGFGEEALGHNAIAAGFQGQRQWTDHFPNGDFMEAILNSSFDWNGIREPFIVATENDSLNGVAMLFGHLLTNTAQVFADVRTYWSPEAVKRVTGYELTGLAANGLIHLINSGPAALDGCGEQSIDGKPAMKPFWEITPEEAGKCLDATLWRPADMGYFRGGGYSSDFLTKGGMPVTMSRINIIKGIGPVLQIAEGYTVELPEEVHDILDKRTNPTWPTTWFAPILTGEGAFKDVYSVMANWGANHGAFSYGHIGGDLITLASMLRIPVCMHNVSEDRIYRPSAWAAFGTKDLEGADYRACANFGPLYGKR, encoded by the coding sequence ATGGCGAACATTAAAGATTTAAAAGTGAATGAACCACAAAACAGGTTGCGCGGATCTCTTCCTAAAATAGGTATCCGTCCTACCATTGATGGACGAAGAAGAGGGGTAAGGGAATCGCTTGAAGAACAGACCATGAACATGGCAAAAGCCGCTGCAAAATTTCTTGAAGAAAACCTAAGACATTCAAATGGTATGCCGGTAGAGTGTGTAATCGCCGATACCTGTATCGGCGGTGTTGCTGAAGCTGCACAATGCGCTGAGAAATTTGCCAGAGAGGGAGTTGGTGTATCTATCACTGTAACTCCATGCTGGTGTTACGGTACTGAAACGATTGATATGGACCCTATGATTCCAAAAGCAATCTGGGGATTTAACGGTACTGAGCGTCCTGGTGCCGTTTATCTTGCAGCAGCGCTTGCAGGACATAACCAGAAAGGACTGCCTGCGTTTAGCATCTACGGAAAGGACGTTCAGGATGCCGGGGATACTACTATACCGGAAGATGTAAAAGCAAAGCTCCTTCAATTTGCTAAGGCCGGTTTAGCTGTAGCGACCATGCGTGGCAAATCCTATTTATCCATGGGGTCAGTTTCTATGGGTATTGCCGGGTCTATTGTCAATGAAGAGTTCTTTCAGAACTATCTCGGTATGAGAAATGAATACGTTGACATGTCTGAATTTGTTAGAAGAATGGATGAAGAAATTTATGACAAAGAAGAATTTGAAAAAGCATTGAAATGGGTAAAGGAAAATTGCAAAGAAGGTCCCGATGATAATGCTCCTGAACTTCAGACTTCCAGAGAAAAAAAGGATAAGGATTGGGAAACCGTTATAAAAATGACAATGATCGCAAGAGACCTTATGGTTGGTAATCCAAAACTTGCAGAACTTGGTTTTGGAGAAGAAGCATTGGGCCATAATGCAATTGCTGCTGGCTTCCAGGGACAGAGACAGTGGACCGACCATTTTCCAAATGGTGACTTTATGGAAGCAATCCTTAATTCATCCTTTGACTGGAACGGTATCAGAGAACCTTTCATTGTTGCGACGGAAAATGACAGCTTAAATGGTGTTGCTATGCTGTTTGGACACTTATTAACCAATACAGCCCAGGTATTTGCTGATGTTAGAACTTACTGGAGTCCGGAAGCAGTAAAACGGGTTACAGGTTATGAATTAACCGGTTTGGCAGCAAATGGGCTTATTCACCTTATCAACTCCGGTCCTGCTGCGTTGGATGGATGTGGAGAACAATCCATCGACGGGAAACCGGCTATGAAGCCTTTCTGGGAAATTACTCCTGAAGAAGCCGGCAAATGCCTTGATGCTACATTATGGAGACCGGCCGATATGGGATATTTCAGGGGTGGTGGTTACTCATCCGATTTTCTGACAAAAGGCGGAATGCCTGTAACCATGTCAAGAATTAATATTATTAAGGGAATTGGTCCTGTACTTCAAATTGCTGAAGGATATACGGTAGAGTTACCGGAAGAAGTTCATGATATCCTGGATAAACGTACTAATCCAACATGGCCAACCACATGGTTTGCGCCAATCTTAACTGGTGAAGGTGCATTCAAGGATGTTTACTCTGTAATGGCAAACTGGGGTGCAAATCACGGTGCATTCAGCTATGGACATATTGGAGGAGATTTAATTACCCTTGCATCCATGCTGAGAATTCCGGTATGCATGCATAACGTATCTGAGGATAGAATTTACAGACCAAGCGCATGGGCTGCTTTTGGTACAAAAGACTTAGAAGGTGCTGATTATAGGGCTTGCGCTAACTTTGGACCATTATACGGTAAGAGATAA
- a CDS encoding LacI family DNA-binding transcriptional regulator, producing the protein MAVTVKDVAKLAGVSTATVSRVINDDPRISEETKAKVLDCIKKLDYKINSIARSLKTNKSYTVGFICPEIPNDFFMTIAKGVEDELRKQGYSVIICNSNESVEEEEERIKLLCEKCVDGIIIIPASNEGKHFNQLKDLKIPVVLVDRLVEDFVADAVLVDNINGCYGAIEYLINQGQRRIGFIGGDMRLTSAKERYDGYRRALKDYCIPLEEEIIKFGDFHIQSGYELMKELTEIENPPHNVFISNYFMHIGATKYLIENRGKLKQPVSITSFDDLELTSILGFSNIIIAQPMMEIGSKAAGLLMDRINQEEIPFPQIIRLKTKLIINEQLNNTLM; encoded by the coding sequence ATGGCAGTTACTGTAAAAGATGTTGCAAAACTTGCCGGAGTATCCACAGCAACAGTATCAAGAGTGATAAATGACGATCCCAGAATAAGTGAAGAGACAAAAGCAAAGGTGCTTGACTGCATAAAAAAACTGGATTACAAAATTAACAGCATTGCACGAAGCTTAAAAACTAATAAAAGCTATACTGTAGGTTTCATTTGCCCCGAGATTCCTAATGACTTTTTCATGACCATTGCCAAAGGGGTGGAAGATGAACTTCGAAAGCAAGGCTACAGTGTCATTATTTGTAACTCTAATGAGAGTGTTGAAGAAGAGGAGGAACGCATAAAGCTTCTGTGTGAAAAATGCGTTGACGGTATTATTATCATTCCTGCATCCAATGAGGGGAAACACTTTAATCAATTAAAGGATTTAAAGATCCCTGTGGTACTGGTAGACCGCCTGGTAGAAGATTTTGTAGCTGATGCGGTACTTGTTGACAACATCAATGGTTGTTATGGTGCTATAGAATACCTGATTAATCAGGGTCAGAGAAGGATCGGCTTCATTGGTGGTGATATGAGGCTTACTTCAGCAAAAGAGAGATATGATGGTTACAGAAGAGCTTTAAAAGATTACTGTATACCTTTAGAGGAAGAGATTATCAAGTTTGGCGACTTCCACATACAAAGCGGATATGAGTTAATGAAGGAGCTGACAGAGATCGAAAATCCGCCACATAATGTATTTATTTCAAACTATTTCATGCATATAGGTGCTACCAAATATCTGATAGAAAATAGGGGAAAATTAAAGCAGCCGGTATCTATTACCAGTTTTGACGACCTTGAGCTAACTTCTATCCTGGGGTTTTCTAACATTATTATTGCGCAGCCTATGATGGAAATTGGGAGTAAGGCAGCCGGATTATTAATGGACAGAATTAACCAGGAGGAAATACCTTTTCCCCAGATTATAAGATTGAAGACAAAATTAATTATTAATGAACAACTAAATAACACTCTAATGTAA
- a CDS encoding DeoR/GlpR family DNA-binding transcription regulator yields MKILRTPDSKLRTIIGWSDGMLAVERRKKIIELIHQKKSVLVPELSKLFAVTEETIRRDLEKLEQQGVLVRTYGGATLPDESVNEIPVEERQTINYEGKDIIGRTAAKLIKEGETIFLDASTSSLHVARHIKDRKGITVITNAEKVVAELSKSDGINVICIGGVLRKNSLSYVGRVAENTILNNYYANKTFLSCRGVTLNRGLTDSNEQEAEIKKAMMECSDSVVFLCDHSKFGKLGFPILASLDEIDYFVTDVEMDKEWQDELKKKKVEIIMAS; encoded by the coding sequence ATGAAAATTCTCCGAACTCCGGACTCCAAACTCCGAACTATTATAGGATGGAGTGACGGTATGCTAGCTGTAGAAAGAAGAAAAAAAATAATAGAATTAATTCATCAAAAAAAGAGTGTATTAGTACCGGAGCTCAGTAAATTGTTTGCGGTTACCGAAGAAACCATACGGCGCGACCTTGAAAAATTGGAACAGCAGGGTGTACTGGTTAGGACCTATGGCGGGGCTACACTGCCTGATGAATCTGTCAATGAGATACCGGTAGAAGAAAGGCAGACCATTAACTATGAGGGAAAAGATATTATTGGAAGAACAGCCGCTAAGCTCATCAAGGAAGGTGAAACCATCTTTTTAGATGCAAGTACTTCATCACTTCATGTGGCACGGCATATAAAAGACCGTAAAGGAATTACTGTCATAACCAATGCAGAAAAGGTTGTAGCGGAATTATCTAAAAGTGATGGAATTAATGTTATCTGCATCGGCGGGGTGTTAAGAAAAAACAGCTTATCCTATGTGGGCAGAGTAGCTGAAAATACCATATTAAATAATTATTATGCCAATAAGACTTTCCTTTCCTGCCGGGGTGTAACGCTAAATAGGGGCTTAACTGACTCCAATGAACAGGAAGCAGAAATAAAAAAGGCAATGATGGAATGTTCAGACAGTGTAGTCTTTCTATGCGACCATAGCAAATTTGGCAAGCTGGGCTTTCCCATACTGGCATCCTTGGATGAGATAGATTATTTTGTCACGGATGTTGAAATGGATAAAGAATGGCAGGATGAGTTAAAGAAGAAGAAAGTAGAAATTATCATGGCATCGTAG
- a CDS encoding BMC domain-containing protein produces the protein MRNSIGLVEFKSISKGIETADGMMKSAGIELLQATPFCPGKYVVLIGGELSAVNSAVDYAKQVVADNIIDSFVIGNVSQQVFPALTATTEIRNKNALGIIETFTVASAIEGADLAVKAAVVDLIEIRLARGMGGKCIALMTGGVADVTAAVEAGAKKVEEQGLLVNKIVIANPHKDLWEKII, from the coding sequence ATGAGAAATTCAATAGGATTAGTAGAATTCAAAAGTATATCAAAAGGTATAGAAACTGCTGACGGCATGATGAAGAGCGCAGGAATCGAACTGCTCCAGGCTACTCCGTTTTGTCCTGGAAAGTATGTTGTCCTCATAGGAGGAGAACTATCAGCGGTCAACAGTGCTGTAGACTATGCAAAGCAGGTAGTTGCAGATAATATTATAGACAGTTTTGTAATTGGCAATGTGAGTCAGCAAGTTTTCCCTGCCCTGACAGCTACCACCGAAATTAGAAATAAAAATGCATTAGGTATCATTGAAACATTTACAGTAGCTTCAGCAATAGAAGGGGCAGACCTGGCAGTAAAAGCAGCTGTAGTAGACCTGATAGAAATTCGACTTGCAAGGGGCATGGGAGGAAAATGCATTGCACTTATGACAGGAGGCGTGGCAGATGTTACAGCAGCAGTAGAAGCAGGAGCTAAGAAAGTGGAAGAACAAGGACTACTTGTGAATAAAATAGTAATTGCAAATCCCCATAAAGATTTATGGGAAAAAATTATCTAA
- a CDS encoding 4Fe-4S dicluster domain-containing protein, which yields MNINELQQIIYNAGIVGAGGAGFPTHKKISEKVETIIVNAVECEPLLKVDRHLVVEYLNEAVQALKILIDALNAGKAYIALKSKNIKYLKNIDELSLKTSKVEIKEIPDIYPAGDEVVLTYEVTGKIVPEGNIPLSVGVMVINIETLFNIYKALNGSPVTYKYVTVTGEVDEPVTLCVPVGTPVKKLLAFAGFYDTIGYTVVMGGPLMGSICDPQKEVVTKTTKGIIVLPANHPLIQKKKIKASVAYKRASSACCQCRMCTDMCPRYLLGYSIEVHKTVRSVANEITTDAAPYLQSHLCSACGVCDYIACTQDIIPRTICSEVKNQMIKNNLRYTNGKAPQKVRNERQYRLLPSQRIIERCGLKKYDIESKTVEMPLVVPEVRIPLKQHIGKPATPVVKVGEQVKQGQLIAQVAYEDLGANIHSSINGMVYEINDKEIIIIKN from the coding sequence ATGAATATAAACGAGTTGCAACAAATCATATATAATGCAGGAATTGTAGGTGCGGGAGGGGCTGGGTTTCCTACACACAAAAAAATAAGTGAAAAGGTGGAAACAATTATTGTAAATGCGGTAGAATGTGAGCCGCTGCTAAAAGTAGACCGCCATCTTGTTGTTGAATATTTAAATGAAGCTGTCCAAGCTTTAAAAATACTAATAGATGCACTAAATGCCGGCAAAGCTTACATTGCTTTGAAGTCAAAGAATATCAAGTATCTGAAGAATATAGATGAATTGAGTTTGAAAACAAGTAAGGTCGAGATAAAAGAAATACCGGATATATACCCTGCCGGGGATGAAGTGGTCTTAACTTATGAGGTGACAGGAAAAATTGTTCCCGAAGGAAATATTCCTTTATCGGTAGGGGTAATGGTAATAAATATCGAGACTTTATTTAATATATACAAGGCTTTAAATGGCAGTCCTGTAACATACAAATATGTTACTGTTACCGGAGAAGTGGATGAGCCTGTTACTCTTTGTGTTCCTGTGGGGACACCTGTAAAAAAACTATTGGCCTTTGCAGGATTTTATGATACTATTGGATATACAGTGGTTATGGGTGGACCGCTTATGGGATCCATTTGTGATCCCCAAAAGGAAGTAGTTACCAAGACTACCAAAGGGATTATCGTATTACCGGCTAATCATCCACTTATTCAAAAGAAAAAAATTAAGGCAAGCGTGGCTTATAAAAGAGCATCTTCGGCATGCTGTCAATGCAGGATGTGTACAGATATGTGCCCTCGCTATCTTTTAGGTTATTCAATAGAGGTGCATAAAACTGTAAGGTCAGTTGCAAATGAAATAACTACCGATGCAGCACCCTATTTGCAATCACATTTGTGTTCAGCCTGCGGTGTATGCGACTATATCGCCTGTACCCAGGATATAATCCCTAGAACAATATGTTCAGAAGTTAAAAATCAGATGATTAAGAATAATTTGAGATATACTAATGGTAAAGCTCCTCAAAAGGTGCGTAATGAAAGACAATATCGGTTGCTTCCTTCACAAAGGATTATTGAAAGATGCGGACTAAAAAAATATGATATAGAATCAAAGACTGTTGAGATGCCGCTGGTGGTCCCAGAAGTCCGTATACCTCTAAAACAACATATAGGTAAACCAGCTACCCCGGTTGTAAAGGTGGGCGAACAGGTAAAGCAGGGACAACTGATAGCGCAGGTTGCATACGAAGATTTGGGTGCTAATATACACTCAAGCATTAATGGAATGGTTTATGAGATAAATGATAAAGAGATAATAATAATTAAGAATTGA
- a CDS encoding EutN/CcmL family microcompartment protein translates to MILGKVIGTVVSTRKNELLIGSKFMLVQYIENNELVEKYIVAVDSAGAGIGETVLVATGSAARLALDKKDAPVDATIVGIVD, encoded by the coding sequence ATGATACTTGGTAAAGTAATAGGTACGGTTGTCAGTACCAGAAAAAACGAATTACTTATCGGCTCTAAGTTTATGCTGGTCCAATATATTGAGAATAACGAGTTGGTTGAAAAATATATTGTTGCAGTAGATAGTGCAGGCGCAGGAATAGGAGAAACTGTCCTTGTCGCTACAGGCAGTGCAGCCAGATTGGCATTAGATAAAAAGGATGCTCCGGTAGATGCAACGATAGTGGGAATTGTGGATTAG
- the pduL gene encoding phosphate propanoyltransferase: protein MRLGDGSSVACDFHATEEPSPSRSPDQSALFSSLFVTGVPGVAVNMTIVFKGGVIMDQKELVSLIVSEVVKELKQKESIKVNKREKEELEGIKVGISARHVHLSQEDLETLFGKGYQLTKFKELMGDEFAAKEQVTLVGPSLRSIENVRVLGPVRKNTQVEIAKTDAIRLGVNPPVRPSGEIAGSERIVIVGPRGVVHIKEGCIIANRHIHMTPADAQRYGLKDNDYVDVETRSCRPALFCGVQVRVHEKFNTEMHIDTDDGNAVGIKTGDIIKILGKSSKNRCGIRLSENV, encoded by the coding sequence ATGCGACTTGGGGACGGTTCGTCTGTTGCATGTGATTTTCATGCGACTGAGGAACCGTCCCCAAGTCGAAGCCCTGACCAGTCAGCGCTATTTTCATCGTTATTTGTGACGGGCGTGCCCGGCGTGGCAGTTAATATGACAATAGTGTTCAAGGGTGGTGTTATAATGGACCAAAAAGAATTAGTATCTCTTATTGTTTCAGAGGTTGTAAAAGAATTGAAGCAAAAAGAAAGTATTAAAGTAAATAAAAGAGAAAAAGAAGAATTAGAAGGTATCAAGGTTGGGATTTCTGCCCGTCATGTGCACCTATCTCAGGAAGACCTGGAAACCTTATTTGGAAAAGGGTATCAATTAACAAAATTTAAAGAACTTATGGGGGATGAATTTGCGGCAAAAGAACAGGTTACCCTTGTCGGGCCAAGCCTTAGAAGTATAGAAAATGTAAGGGTATTAGGACCGGTTAGAAAAAATACGCAGGTTGAGATTGCGAAAACTGATGCAATACGTCTTGGAGTAAATCCTCCTGTCCGGCCTTCGGGAGAAATTGCCGGTTCTGAAAGAATTGTAATAGTAGGACCGAGAGGGGTTGTACACATTAAGGAAGGTTGCATTATTGCAAATCGTCATATTCACATGACACCCGCTGATGCTCAAAGATATGGATTAAAGGATAACGATTATGTGGATGTTGAAACACGAAGCTGCAGACCGGCTCTTTTTTGTGGAGTTCAGGTAAGGGTTCATGAGAAATTTAACACTGAGATGCATATAGATACCGATGATGGAAATGCTGTAGGAATTAAAACCGGTGATATTATTAAAATTTTAGGCAAGTCTTCAAAAAATAGATGTGGAATAAGACTGTCTGAAAATGTATAA
- the eutM gene encoding ethanolamine utilization microcompartment protein EutM has protein sequence MNNEALGMVETRGLVAAIEAADAMVKAANVVLVGTEKIGSGLVTVMVRGDVGAVKAATEAGAASASRLGEVIAVHVIPRPHGDIEKILPSIK, from the coding sequence ATGAATAATGAAGCTTTAGGAATGGTAGAAACAAGAGGATTGGTAGCTGCAATAGAGGCAGCAGATGCCATGGTAAAAGCAGCAAATGTAGTGCTTGTAGGAACAGAAAAAATAGGTTCAGGACTTGTAACCGTTATGGTAAGAGGAGACGTAGGAGCAGTGAAAGCTGCAACAGAAGCAGGTGCTGCATCCGCAAGCAGGCTGGGCGAAGTAATCGCTGTGCATGTAATACCAAGACCACATGGGGACATTGAAAAGATACTTCCATCAATCAAGTAA
- a CDS encoding BMC domain-containing protein, with product MDYSIALMEVQSLVAAIEGLDAMLKAADVELIATERRLGGRLVTVVIRGSVSAVTAALEAGTAAANRVGRVVASEVIARPHPEIMKFFN from the coding sequence ATGGATTATTCAATCGCGTTAATGGAAGTTCAAAGCCTTGTAGCTGCAATTGAAGGATTGGATGCCATGTTAAAAGCTGCAGATGTGGAGCTTATTGCTACAGAAAGACGATTAGGCGGAAGACTGGTAACAGTCGTTATTCGCGGCAGTGTTTCCGCAGTTACGGCAGCTTTGGAGGCAGGGACTGCAGCCGCAAATAGGGTTGGCAGGGTAGTAGCTTCAGAAGTTATCGCCAGACCACACCCGGAAATAATGAAGTTTTTTAATTAA
- the eutM gene encoding ethanolamine utilization microcompartment protein EutM: MNMEALGMVETRGLTASIEAADAMAKAANVVLVGTEKIGSGLVTVMVRGDVGAVKAATEAGAAAAKRLGELVAVHVIPRPHSDIEKILPTIK; this comes from the coding sequence ATTAACATGGAAGCTTTAGGAATGGTAGAAACAAGAGGATTAACCGCATCAATAGAGGCAGCAGATGCTATGGCAAAAGCAGCAAATGTAGTATTGGTAGGAACAGAAAAAATAGGCTCAGGACTTGTAACCGTTATGGTAAGAGGAGACGTAGGAGCAGTGAAAGCCGCAACAGAAGCAGGTGCTGCAGCAGCAAAGAGACTTGGCGAGCTTGTAGCAGTACACGTAATCCCAAGACCACATAGTGATATCGAAAAGATATTGCCAACTATTAAATAA
- a CDS encoding BMC domain-containing protein: MGNQAIGFIEVFGYVTAIKAADAAAKAADVRIVALDSTKPAAGDAAEVPLVMLVKLEGSVSAVQAAVAAGVEAAKRASGVIAHHVIARPDDETQKLVTISNVGKDKLRKVGSKQ; this comes from the coding sequence ATGGGGAATCAAGCAATAGGTTTTATTGAAGTATTCGGCTATGTTACAGCAATTAAAGCAGCGGATGCAGCTGCGAAAGCAGCAGATGTCAGAATTGTAGCGCTTGACTCCACAAAGCCGGCAGCCGGAGACGCAGCAGAGGTCCCATTGGTGATGCTTGTAAAGCTTGAAGGAAGTGTTTCAGCAGTCCAGGCCGCTGTAGCTGCAGGAGTAGAAGCTGCAAAAAGGGCATCCGGTGTAATAGCACATCATGTAATCGCACGACCGGATGATGAAACACAAAAGCTCGTAACCATTTCAAATGTAGGAAAAGACAAGTTAAGAAAAGTGGGGAGTAAACAGTGA
- a CDS encoding zinc-binding dehydrogenase: protein MSINEKDIESLVKAVLEELSGSTVKSFAGSKSNMAKAAVLTGLKKIEVKEFPIPQIKDDEILVKVEGCGVCGTDVHEWKGDPFGLIPVVLGHEGTGEIIALGKNVTQDTVGNPVKVGDKIVTSVSVCGKCNMCLHHPDKPNLCENQGVYGLIPDSEEYHLNGWFATHLVIRKGSTFYKVSDMSLEQRMLIELAAVAVHAVERAKTTGILNFNSKALVQGCGPVGQMVIAVLKTLGVRHIIAIDGDNQRLAMTRKLGALDTINFKEINTLDDRIAFVKDKTAGLGVDFAFQCTGVPAASSEIWKYIRRGGGLCEVGFFVDNGDSKINPHYDICNKEITVVGSWVYSPKEYPVTIAFMKRAKEIGLPLEELITHRYGLYELNEAMETNIALKGIKVAYVNKEI from the coding sequence ATGTCGATTAATGAAAAAGATATAGAATCTTTAGTAAAGGCAGTGCTGGAAGAGTTAAGTGGAAGTACTGTTAAGTCTTTTGCCGGCAGCAAATCAAATATGGCAAAAGCAGCAGTTTTAACCGGATTGAAAAAAATAGAAGTAAAAGAATTCCCGATTCCTCAAATAAAAGATGATGAAATTCTTGTTAAAGTGGAGGGTTGCGGTGTTTGCGGAACTGACGTGCACGAGTGGAAAGGTGACCCGTTTGGATTAATACCGGTGGTATTAGGACATGAAGGCACTGGTGAAATCATAGCCCTGGGCAAGAATGTTACACAAGATACTGTGGGAAACCCTGTAAAAGTTGGCGACAAAATCGTAACTTCGGTTTCAGTCTGTGGAAAATGCAACATGTGTTTACATCATCCTGATAAACCAAACCTTTGTGAGAATCAAGGAGTTTATGGTTTGATTCCCGACAGTGAGGAATATCATTTAAATGGTTGGTTTGCAACACATCTTGTGATACGAAAAGGCTCAACCTTCTATAAAGTTTCAGATATGAGCCTCGAGCAGAGAATGTTGATTGAATTGGCTGCGGTAGCAGTACATGCAGTAGAAAGAGCTAAGACAACAGGAATTTTAAACTTCAACAGCAAAGCACTGGTACAGGGCTGCGGTCCGGTAGGGCAAATGGTGATCGCTGTATTAAAAACCCTGGGAGTAAGACATATCATTGCTATTGACGGAGATAACCAGAGATTAGCGATGACTAGAAAATTAGGCGCATTAGATACTATAAACTTTAAAGAAATCAATACATTGGATGATAGAATTGCATTCGTTAAGGACAAAACAGCAGGGTTGGGTGTGGATTTTGCATTCCAGTGCACTGGGGTTCCAGCAGCTTCTTCAGAAATATGGAAGTATATCAGAAGAGGCGGAGGACTTTGTGAAGTAGGCTTCTTTGTAGACAACGGTGACAGTAAGATTAATCCTCATTATGATATATGTAATAAAGAAATCACTGTTGTAGGTTCATGGGTATATTCACCTAAGGAATATCCGGTCACAATTGCTTTTATGAAGAGGGCCAAAGAAATCGGTCTTCCTTTGGAAGAATTAATTACACATAGGTATGGACTATATGAACTTAATGAGGCAATGGAAACAAATATAGCATTGAAAGGTATAAAAGTAGCCTATGTGAATAAGGAGATATAG